In Nocardioides nitrophenolicus, the genomic window CCGAGGTGTCCGGTCACGTCGTACCGACCGAAGGAGTCACCCGGTTGCAGCGCCACCCCGCAACCGTAAGCGAATTACAGATCTGTAGTTCATCGCCACCTCTGTTACTCGTGTGAATGTTGTGGTTATCGTGACTCGGCCTTGACCCACCGACCCCTCTTCCCCTGGAGTCCGAGATGCCTTCCCGGCCCGTCCGCGTCCCCCGCCGCCGCTTCCATCTGCCCCTGCTCGGGACCGGGACGGGGGTCCTCGTCGTCCTGCTCGCGCTCGTGCTCGCCCCGCTGGGCGGCACGCCCACGGCCACGACCACCGACGCGCCCGTGGACCTGGCGGCGAAGTCGACGAACCCGGTGACGCCGGGCAACTTCATCGGCCTCGGCTTCGACCAGTGCGAGACCCAGTCGCAGAAGAACATGGACACCTGGCTCGAGCACTCCCCTTTCCGGGCGGTCGGCGTCTACATCTCCGGCGCCTCGCGCTTCTGCAAGACCCAGAAGAACCTGACCCCCGAGTGGGTCGCCACCCAGCTCGCCAAGGGCTGGCGGATCCTGCCGATCACGCTCGGCCCCCAGTCGAGCTGCGTCGGCCGGTTCCCGCGCTACGGCGCCGCCATCGACCCGACGATCGTCAACGACACCGCCAACGCGTACGCCGCCGCGCGGGCCCAGGGCTCCGCCGAGGCCGACAGCGCCGTCGCGGCCGCGACCGCGCTCGGCATCGTGCCCGGCAGCACCCTGTGGTACGACCTCGAGGGCTGGGGGCTGAGCAAGGGCAACCAGCACTGCACCGAGCCGGCCCTGGCGTTCATGAGCGCGTGGACCGCGCGGGTGCGCCAGCTGGGCTACGTCTCGGGCGTCTACTCCAGCGCGGGCTCCGGCATCAAGATCCTCGACGACGCCCGCCTGCAGGGCCGCGCCGACGTGACCCTGCCCGACCGGATCTGGATCGCCCGGTGGGACAACGTCGCGAACACCTCGACCAGCTACATCGCCGAGGACGGCTGGCGGCCGGGCCACCGGGTGAAGCAGTACCAGGGCGGCCACAACGAGACCTGGGGCGGCGTGACGATCAACATCGACCGCAACTGGCTCGAGCTCGGCGACGTGGCCGGCTACGGCTGCGGCGGCGTCAAGGTGAGCCTGAAGACGTACAAGAAGATCACCCCCCGCAAGGCCAAGCCGCGCCAGGTCCGCGCGCTGAAGTGCCTGCTGCAGGGCAAGGGGCTCTACCCGGGCAAGATGTCGAAGAAGTACAACAAGAAGCTGCGGGCGGGCATCCACGCCTGGCAGGCGCAGGCCGGGCAGAAGGTCAAGGACAGCTGGACCAAGAAGAACTGGGCTTCCCTGCTCGGCGGGTGAGGCCCACGGGTCAGCCGCCGAACCCGACCTGCGGATCGAGCCCGGTCCGCATCCGCCAGCCGAGCAGCGCGATGCCGAGGCCGGTGCGGTGGTCGGGCTCGTCCAGGGAGACGCCGAGCAGCCGCTCGATCCGGGCCAGCCGGTCGTAGAGCGACTGCCGGCGGATCCCCAGCAGGTCGGCGGTGCGGGCCTTGGAGAGCGAGCAGGCGAGATAGGCGTCCAGGGTGCGCAGCAGCTCGCTGCGGTGCTCGCGGTCGTGGTCGACGAGCGGCCCGATCTGCTCGCGGACGAAGGCCCGCATCACCGCCGGGTCGACGGCCGAGGTGACCAGGCGGTGCGCGGCCACGTCGCGCTCCATCACCACGCCCTCGCGCCGGCCGTAGCGGCGGGCGGTGCGCAGCACCTGCCGGGCCCGGCCGACCGCCGCGGCCAGGTCGCCGGGATCGGCGACCGGGGTCGCGGCCGCGACCAGCACCCGCCCCGGCAGCCGGGCGGCCAGCCGCTCGCGGGCCGCCACCAGCTCGTCGCGGACCTGGGCCGGCACCGGTCGTCGGCCACCGCGGTGCACCACCACGACCTGCCCGCCGCTCACCCCGACCAGCACCGCCGGATCTCCACGCTCGTCCTCGTGGAAGGCCGCCTCGGTGGCGGCCACCGCATCGGTCAGCGGTACGGCGGCGTCCACCTCGACCGCCGCGACCACCAGGTGCCGGCCCTCCTGGGGCGGCCAGCCGAGCGCGGCCAGCCGGCGCAGCACGTCGGCCCGGGCGACCACCACCCCCGCCACCAGGTCGGAGACCAGCGACTGCGCGGGACCCGGCCGGTGCCCGGCCCCGCTCCCCCGGCCCACCTCGAGGGCGACGGCGTGCGCGGCGACCTCCGCGAGCCGGAGCCGGTCCGGGCTCTCCTCGCCGAGCAGCCGGAGCATGCCGACCGGGCCGGACGCGCCCCGGACCGGGGTGGCGACCCCCGCCTCCGCGGACACCGACGCGATCCGGCTCCGCTCGACGGTCTGGCCGTCGGGGTCGCGCAGCTCGACGGCACAGCCGGCCAGCCGGGACACCTCGTCGAGCAGCGCGCGCAGGCCGCGGCCCTCGATGACGACCTGGGTCAGCGCCCGCCACCCGGCGTCCCCGGCGTCCCCGCCCGCGGCGACCCGGCGCCGCACCAAGAGCTCGTGGAAGTCCTCGACCATCCGCTCGAAGGGCACCATCGTGGGGAACGCCAGCAGCGCCAGCCCACGCCGGTGGGCGGCGGCCAGGATCGGCTCGGGCACGGCGAAGAAGGTCCGGCCCAGCTCCAGGGCCAGGGCGGCCACGCCCGCGTCGGCCAGCTGGTCGACGTACGACGCGAGGTGGTCGGCGGTGCGCCCGTGCAGGCCGAGCCCGGTGGTCAGCAGCACCTCGCCGCCCGCGAGCAGGGCGCCCATCTCGAACACCTCCGAGGAGTGCACCCAGCGCACCTGGACCCGCTCGACGTCCCCGACCAGCACCTCGGTGTTGGCAGCCCGGAACGACGGGAGGGCCAGCACCTCGGCGAGAGTTGCTCCCATCAGGACATTCCGTCCGCAGAATCGGCGCTCATGGTGGACAGTATGTCCCTTGTCGCCGGTCGCCGCCTCTGGTGATGTGAGCCCCGACACACCGACCACCCGACGCGGAGGCACCCATGATCACCGACGACGACCGCAGGTTCCTCGACCTCGCGATCGAGCAGGCCCGGATCGGCTGGGAGGAGGGCGGCATCCCCATCGGCGCCGCGCTCGTCCACGACGGCGAGGTGCTCGCCGTCGGCCGCAACCGCCGGGTCCAGCTCGGCTCCGCGATCCGGCACGGCGAGACCGACTGCATCGAGAACGCCGGGCGGCTCCCGGCCACCGTCTACCGGGCGAGCACGCTCTACACGACGCTCTCCCCCTGCTTCATGTGCGCCGGGACGTCGGTGCTCTACGACATCCCGCGGATCGTCGTCGGCGAGAACCACAGCTTCCAGGCCTCCGAGGAGTGGCTGCGCTCGCGCGGCGTCGTGGTCGACGTGCTCGACGACCCCACCTGCCGGAACCTGATGGAGAAGATGATGGCCGAGCGGCCCGAGCTGTGGGCCGAGGACATCGGGGAGGAGGCGTGACAGCCGTGCAGCCGGGCGCCGCGACCACCGAGGCCGTGGTCGACCCCGACTACCCGGTCACGCCGGTCCCCGCCCACGCCCGCAAGTCCTTCGTCTCCCTCGCGGTGGTCCTCCTCGGGTTCACCGTCTTCACCCCGACCATGCTGGCCGGCGCCCAGCTCGGCTCGGCGTTCGCGCTGGGCGAGCTGATCCGGGTCATCCTGCTCGGCTCGCTGGTCCTCGGCACGTACGTCGCGCTGCTCGGCTGGATCGGCGCCAACACCGGGCTGACCACCGTCGTGATGGCGCGCTACGTGCTCGGCCACCGTGGCAGCAAGCTCGGCTCGATCCTGCTCGGCGGCACCCAGATCGGCTGGTACGGCGTCGTCATCGGCACCATCGGCGACCTCACCGCGCAGGCGTTCTCGTGGGAGTCGGACGCCGCGAAGGCCGCGGTGATGATCCTGACCAGCGTGCTGATGTGCCTGACCGCCTGCTACGGCTACCGCGGCATGTACTGGGTCTCCGCCATCTCCACCCCGCTCATCCTGATCCTCGCCTTCTGGGTGCTCTTCCGCTCCCTCGACGAGGTCGGCGGCTGGTCCGGCCTCGCCGACGTCCGGCCCGACGGCACCATGACGATGGCCGTCGCCATCACCACCGTGGTCGGCACCTTCGTCTCCGCCGGCACCCAGGCCCCCAACTGGACCCGCTTCGCCCGCAGCGGCAGCCAGGCGCTGGTCGCCTGCGTGATCGGCTTCCTCATCGGCAACGGCCTGATGATCTTCTTCGGCGCCACCGGCGCGATGACCTTCGGCCAGGGCGACTTCGTCCTCGTGCTCTACGACCTCGGCCTGGTCACCTGGGGCCTGGTGCTGCTCTTCGGCAACCTGTGGAAGTCGAACGCCGACACGGCGTACGCCTTCGGGGTCGCCGGCGCCGAGCTGTTCGAGAAGCCCAAGAAGACGCCCTTCGTCATCTACGGCTCGATCATCGGCACCGTGCTCGCCCTGGTCGGCGTCCAGAACCACCTGGTCGACTACCTGGTCCTGCTCGGCGTCTTCATCCCGCCGCTCGGCGGCGTGATCATCGGCGACTACCTCGCCCGGTGGCGCCGCGGCGGGATGCCCGAGGGCGAGCCGCTGCCCGCCCTGAACGTCCCCAACCTCGCGGTCTACGCGCTCGCCAGCGGCATCGCGTGGATCGCCAAGGAGACCGAGTTCGGCGTGCCACCTGTCATCGGCGTCGTGCTGGCCGCGTGCGGCTCGTACGCCGTCGGGCGCGCCGGGCTCAACCGCCGGCTCACCACCCACCCCTGAGGTGAGCCGGCACTGACCCCGGGCCCCACTGGGGCGGGTCCGGGGTCAGGCCATGCCGTCAGGCGAACGCGCTCTCGACGAGCGAGGTGAAGAACCCGAGGCCGTCGACCCCGCTGCCGGTGAGCTCCTCGACGGCGTGCTCGGGGTGCGGCATCAGTCCGACGACATTCCCGCGGGCGTTGGTCACGCCGGCGATGTCGTCGAGCGAGCCGTTGGGGTTGAGCTCGAGGTAGCGCGCGACGACCTGCCCCTCGCCCTCGATCCGGGCCAGTGTCTCGGCGTCGGCGACGAAGCCGCCCTCGCCGTTCTTGAGCACGATCCGGATCTCCTGGCCCTGCGCGTAGGCGGAGGTCCACGGCGTGGCGGCGTTCTCGATGCGCAGCAGCTGGTCGCGGCACACGAACCGGCGGTGGTCGTTGCGGATCAGCGCGCCGGGCAGCAGGTGGGACTCGCAGAGGATCTGGAAGCCGTTGCAGATGCCGAGCACGGGCATCCCGGCCTCGGCCGCGGAGACGACGAGCTCCATCACCGGGGCGAACCGGGAGATGGCGCCGCAGCGCAGGTAGTCGCCGTAGGAGAAGCCACCGGGGAGGATCACCGCGTCGACGCCCTTGAGGTCGGCGTCGCCGTGCCAGAGGGCGACGGCCTCGTTGCCGCCGAGCCGGACGGCGCGGCGGGCGTCGACATCGTCGAGCGAGCCCGGGAAGGTGACGACGCCGACCTTCACTGCTCGACGCTCACGGTGTAGTTCTCGATGACCGGGTTCGAGAGCAGCGTCTCGGCCATCTTCTCGACCTCGGCGAGGACGGCATCGGTGACCTCGCCCTCCAGCTCGAGCTCGAACCGCTTGCCCTGGCGTACGTCGGTCACGCCGGTGAAGCCCAGCCGGGGCAGTGCGCCCTGGACGGCCTTCCCCTGGGGGTCGAGGATCTCGGGCTTCGGCATGACAGCAACGACGACTCGGGCCACGGCCAGCAGTCTAGTGGCCACGCCCCCCGCCGCCGATTCCGCGCTCTCCTGCCGGACGAGGGGCAGACTGGGGGCATGAGCAACCCGACCCCCGGCGCGATCTCGCGCTCCCTGCTGACGCTCGAGTTCCCCCAGTCCCTGGCCGTCTACGACGACTACGCGACCGCTCAGCGCACCGTCGACTTCCTCTCCGACGAGGGCTTCCCGGTGCAGAACTGCATGATCGTCGGCACCGACCTCAAGCAGGTGGAGCGGATCACCGGCCGCCTCACCACCGGCCGGGTCGCGGCGGGCGGCGCGATGAGCGGACTGTGGTTCGGCCTGTTCATCGGGCTGCTGTTCAGCTTCTTCGGCACCGGCAGCACCCTCGCGATCATCCTGTCGACCACGGTGATGGGCATCGCGTTCGGCGTGATCTTCGCGCTCGCCGGGTACGCCTTCACCCGGGGCCAGCGGGACTTCTCCTCGGTCAGCTCGGTGGTCGCCACCCGCTACGAGGTGCTGGTCGAGCACAAGGTGGCCGGCCAGGCCCGCGAGCTGCTCGCGAAGCTGCCGGGGGCGCTGCCGAACCCGTTCGCCTGAGCCCCCGCGGACCCGTCTCGTTCACGGGTCGGCGCACGGCACAGCACGGAAACACCGACGACACGCACCGGCCCTAGCGTCGGCGCCGATGGACGCGTCCCCCTCCCGCCTGCCCGCGCTGGAGCAGGCGCTCGCCGATCCCCCGTCGCTGCCCGACGTCCGCGAGCAGTCCGCGCTCGCCGGGCTCGCCCGGCGCAGGGTGCGGCCGATCGACCTGCTGGGGCACTCCGTGGCCGTGGTGGCGCCGTCGGCGAGCGCGCTGTCCAGCCCCTTCCTCATGCAGCGGGTGGTCGGGCCGGGCGCCTGGCTCAGCGCCGTGATCGGCTTCGCGCTCGCGCTGCTGCTGTCGTCGGTGTTCTCGCAGTACGCCACCCGGGTGGCCGCCCCCGGCTCGATGTACACCTGGGTCACCCGCTCCCTCGGCCCGCGGCTCGGCCTGCTGATCGCCACCTCGATGCTGCTGGGCTACGGCGCCCTGGTCACCTTCGGCGTCTCGGCGAGCGTGCGGCACGGCACCGCCGCCGGGGAGAGCGCCGGCTGGGGCGAGGTCGGCGTGCCCGTCCAGCTGGGGCTCGCGGTCGTCGTCGCGCTGGTCTGCGTGGCGATCTCGATCCGCGGCGTGAGCGTCTCGACCCGGGTCGCGCTGAGCGCCGAGGTGCTGCTCGTGCTCAGCCTGGTCCTGCTGGCGGCGACCACCTTCGGCCGCGAGGGCCTGCACCTCGACGGCCTGCTGTCCCTGGAGGGCGCCAGCCCGGGCCGGATCCTGCTCGGGGCGTCGTACGTCATGTCGATCACGGTCGGCTTCGAGTCCTCCGCCGCCCTGGCCGCCGAGGCGGAGCGTCCGTTCCTCGGGGTGCCCCGCTCGCTGGTCGGGACGGTCGCCATCTCCGCGGCCCTCTACGCCCTCGCGTACGTCGCCACGCACGCCATCGTGACCGGCGCCGACGCGCGGCCGCGCGGCCCCGCGCAGCGCTGGTTCCCCGACGACATCGACGCCCACGTGGCCGACGCCGTCCTCGAGGCGCTGCTCTGCGTCGGCTACCTGACCCTCGCCCTGTGCGCCCTCAACGCCCTGGCCCGGGTGGTGTTCTCGCTGGCCCGCGAGGGTCTGCTGCCGGCCGCGATGGGCCGCACCCACCGGCGGTGGCTGTCGCCGTACGGCGCCCTCGTGGCGATGGCGCCGGTCGCGGTGCTGCCGGCGTTCGTCGCGGCGCTGACCGGCAACGAGATCGGCTCGATCACCTCGCGGCTGCTGGGGGCCGCGGTGCTGGTCCTGGCGATCGCGTACGCCGTGGTCGCGCTCTCGGTGCCGGTCTTCCTCGCCCGGCTGCGGGAGGTGACCTGGGCGCCGGTGGTGATCGCGCTGACCGCGGCCGCGCTGACCACGGTGGTGTCCGTGCTCGACGTCGTCGACGACCTCGACCGCGGCCGGTGGCTGGCCTGCCTGCTCGCCGCGCTGACCCTGCTCGTGGGCACCGGCTGGTACGCGTGGCTGCGGCGCCGGCGCCCCGCCACCCTGGCCGGGATGGGCATCCATGACGAGACCATCGCAGCGGACCTCCTGCACCGATGACCGAGCGCACCCCACCGCAGCCCGGCGCCCCGCAGTTCCGCGGTCGCGAGCCCGGCGCGCTCGACCACGCCTTCGCGATCCTCGAGGAGGTCGCGCGCTCGGGCGCCGGGGTCTCGGCCCGGGAGATCGCCGAGAACCTCGGCCTCGCGCGGGCGACCGCCTACCGGCTGCTCAAGCACCTGGTGCAGCAGGAGTACCTGGTCCGCAGCCCCGACCTGTCCGGCTTCGCGCTCGGCCAGCGGGTGCGCGACCTCGCGGGCGCGGTCGGCACCCCCGCCGAGCCCGAGCTCCGGGGCTGACGAGCAGTCAGAAGCCGCCGAGCACCCGGGCCCGCACCGCGGAGACCGGCACGAAGCCGGCGCCCGGCTCGCGCACCTGCATCGCCCGCGAGTCGAAGGAGTGCCGGCGGTTGTCGCCGAGCAGCCACAGGTGGCCGGCCGGCACCGTGACGTCGTACGTCGGGTTGGTGACGTCCTGCGGGCGGCGGGCGAGATAGCCCTCGTCCAGCACCTCGCCGTTGACGACCAGCCG contains:
- a CDS encoding general stress protein, with the protein product MSNPTPGAISRSLLTLEFPQSLAVYDDYATAQRTVDFLSDEGFPVQNCMIVGTDLKQVERITGRLTTGRVAAGGAMSGLWFGLFIGLLFSFFGTGSTLAIILSTTVMGIAFGVIFALAGYAFTRGQRDFSSVSSVVATRYEVLVEHKVAGQARELLAKLPGALPNPFA
- a CDS encoding helix-turn-helix domain-containing protein; this encodes MTERTPPQPGAPQFRGREPGALDHAFAILEEVARSGAGVSAREIAENLGLARATAYRLLKHLVQQEYLVRSPDLSGFALGQRVRDLAGAVGTPAEPELRG
- a CDS encoding glycoside hydrolase domain-containing protein, which codes for MPSRPVRVPRRRFHLPLLGTGTGVLVVLLALVLAPLGGTPTATTTDAPVDLAAKSTNPVTPGNFIGLGFDQCETQSQKNMDTWLEHSPFRAVGVYISGASRFCKTQKNLTPEWVATQLAKGWRILPITLGPQSSCVGRFPRYGAAIDPTIVNDTANAYAAARAQGSAEADSAVAAATALGIVPGSTLWYDLEGWGLSKGNQHCTEPALAFMSAWTARVRQLGYVSGVYSSAGSGIKILDDARLQGRADVTLPDRIWIARWDNVANTSTSYIAEDGWRPGHRVKQYQGGHNETWGGVTINIDRNWLELGDVAGYGCGGVKVSLKTYKKITPRKAKPRQVRALKCLLQGKGLYPGKMSKKYNKKLRAGIHAWQAQAGQKVKDSWTKKNWASLLGG
- a CDS encoding APC family permease; translated protein: MDASPSRLPALEQALADPPSLPDVREQSALAGLARRRVRPIDLLGHSVAVVAPSASALSSPFLMQRVVGPGAWLSAVIGFALALLLSSVFSQYATRVAAPGSMYTWVTRSLGPRLGLLIATSMLLGYGALVTFGVSASVRHGTAAGESAGWGEVGVPVQLGLAVVVALVCVAISIRGVSVSTRVALSAEVLLVLSLVLLAATTFGREGLHLDGLLSLEGASPGRILLGASYVMSITVGFESSAALAAEAERPFLGVPRSLVGTVAISAALYALAYVATHAIVTGADARPRGPAQRWFPDDIDAHVADAVLEALLCVGYLTLALCALNALARVVFSLAREGLLPAAMGRTHRRWLSPYGALVAMAPVAVLPAFVAALTGNEIGSITSRLLGAAVLVLAIAYAVVALSVPVFLARLREVTWAPVVIALTAAALTTVVSVLDVVDDLDRGRWLACLLAALTLLVGTGWYAWLRRRRPATLAGMGIHDETIAADLLHR
- the purS gene encoding phosphoribosylformylglycinamidine synthase subunit PurS — protein: MARVVVAVMPKPEILDPQGKAVQGALPRLGFTGVTDVRQGKRFELELEGEVTDAVLAEVEKMAETLLSNPVIENYTVSVEQ
- a CDS encoding PucR family transcriptional regulator, with the translated sequence MGATLAEVLALPSFRAANTEVLVGDVERVQVRWVHSSEVFEMGALLAGGEVLLTTGLGLHGRTADHLASYVDQLADAGVAALALELGRTFFAVPEPILAAAHRRGLALLAFPTMVPFERMVEDFHELLVRRRVAAGGDAGDAGWRALTQVVIEGRGLRALLDEVSRLAGCAVELRDPDGQTVERSRIASVSAEAGVATPVRGASGPVGMLRLLGEESPDRLRLAEVAAHAVALEVGRGSGAGHRPGPAQSLVSDLVAGVVVARADVLRRLAALGWPPQEGRHLVVAAVEVDAAVPLTDAVAATEAAFHEDERGDPAVLVGVSGGQVVVVHRGGRRPVPAQVRDELVAARERLAARLPGRVLVAAATPVADPGDLAAAVGRARQVLRTARRYGRREGVVMERDVAAHRLVTSAVDPAVMRAFVREQIGPLVDHDREHRSELLRTLDAYLACSLSKARTADLLGIRRQSLYDRLARIERLLGVSLDEPDHRTGLGIALLGWRMRTGLDPQVGFGG
- the codB gene encoding cytosine permease; this encodes MTAVQPGAATTEAVVDPDYPVTPVPAHARKSFVSLAVVLLGFTVFTPTMLAGAQLGSAFALGELIRVILLGSLVLGTYVALLGWIGANTGLTTVVMARYVLGHRGSKLGSILLGGTQIGWYGVVIGTIGDLTAQAFSWESDAAKAAVMILTSVLMCLTACYGYRGMYWVSAISTPLILILAFWVLFRSLDEVGGWSGLADVRPDGTMTMAVAITTVVGTFVSAGTQAPNWTRFARSGSQALVACVIGFLIGNGLMIFFGATGAMTFGQGDFVLVLYDLGLVTWGLVLLFGNLWKSNADTAYAFGVAGAELFEKPKKTPFVIYGSIIGTVLALVGVQNHLVDYLVLLGVFIPPLGGVIIGDYLARWRRGGMPEGEPLPALNVPNLAVYALASGIAWIAKETEFGVPPVIGVVLAACGSYAVGRAGLNRRLTTHP
- a CDS encoding nucleoside deaminase, yielding MITDDDRRFLDLAIEQARIGWEEGGIPIGAALVHDGEVLAVGRNRRVQLGSAIRHGETDCIENAGRLPATVYRASTLYTTLSPCFMCAGTSVLYDIPRIVVGENHSFQASEEWLRSRGVVVDVLDDPTCRNLMEKMMAERPELWAEDIGEEA
- the purQ gene encoding phosphoribosylformylglycinamidine synthase subunit PurQ, which encodes MKVGVVTFPGSLDDVDARRAVRLGGNEAVALWHGDADLKGVDAVILPGGFSYGDYLRCGAISRFAPVMELVVSAAEAGMPVLGICNGFQILCESHLLPGALIRNDHRRFVCRDQLLRIENAATPWTSAYAQGQEIRIVLKNGEGGFVADAETLARIEGEGQVVARYLELNPNGSLDDIAGVTNARGNVVGLMPHPEHAVEELTGSGVDGLGFFTSLVESAFA